The following are encoded together in the Thalassomonas haliotis genome:
- a CDS encoding efflux RND transporter periplasmic adaptor subunit, producing the protein MKKSFIKLNALVAALLLSGVSYVVLAQQAVLVEPVTLSDMQQRERVVGNIKAAVEAGVSVRESSSVEQVLVNEGDKVSLGDLLLRLDSRRLHAQSLQLQAEYDRSKALVKQRKAEQKNLQDDLTAFSYTAEKNAISERQLRNVKTELAVAEAALSQANFQVKALQSELELLKIRLADTELRAPFNGYVTQRLAEPGEWFNQGEVAIEMISSDRLEAWLEVPQRLASQLSTSSEITLEVNGQSISSKDFKLISQVNNRSRTFNLVASFPAMPNILSGMAVTGWVATSTEDQVLAVSKNAVVNKGGMTLVYKVSSDENGSTATPVPVTVLYKSAEVYALAANKALTPGDKVIVEGNERLMPGPVVATDAKSGQEFVASSALKSSGSIGAGE; encoded by the coding sequence ATGAAAAAGAGTTTTATAAAGTTAAATGCCTTAGTGGCGGCGCTATTGTTAAGCGGCGTAAGTTATGTCGTACTGGCACAGCAGGCGGTATTGGTTGAGCCGGTAACCTTATCGGATATGCAACAGCGCGAACGTGTCGTCGGCAATATTAAAGCGGCGGTTGAGGCCGGTGTATCTGTCCGGGAATCCAGCAGTGTCGAACAGGTTTTGGTCAATGAGGGGGACAAGGTAAGTTTAGGTGATCTCTTGCTGCGCCTCGACAGCCGTCGTTTACATGCCCAGTCGCTCCAGCTGCAGGCAGAATATGACCGTAGCAAGGCTTTAGTTAAGCAAAGAAAAGCCGAACAAAAGAATTTGCAGGACGACTTAACCGCTTTTAGCTATACCGCAGAAAAGAATGCAATCTCAGAGCGCCAGTTAAGGAATGTTAAGACTGAATTAGCCGTGGCAGAGGCGGCCTTGTCGCAGGCCAACTTCCAGGTAAAGGCGCTGCAGAGTGAGCTTGAATTGCTTAAAATCCGTTTGGCGGATACCGAATTGCGGGCGCCTTTTAACGGTTATGTTACCCAAAGGCTGGCTGAGCCGGGGGAATGGTTTAATCAGGGAGAAGTGGCGATCGAAATGATTTCCAGCGACCGCCTTGAAGCCTGGCTGGAAGTACCGCAGCGCCTGGCTAGCCAGTTGTCTACCAGCTCTGAAATTACCCTGGAAGTCAACGGGCAAAGTATCAGCAGTAAAGACTTTAAACTGATTTCCCAGGTCAATAACCGCAGCCGGACCTTTAATTTAGTGGCTTCTTTCCCGGCGATGCCAAATATTCTTTCCGGTATGGCGGTTACCGGCTGGGTTGCCACTTCAACCGAAGATCAGGTGCTGGCGGTATCTAAAAATGCCGTGGTCAATAAAGGCGGCATGACCTTAGTGTATAAGGTTTCCAGTGATGAAAACGGCTCTACGGCCACGCCTGTACCGGTAACGGTTTTATATAAATCGGCAGAGGTTTATGCCCTGGCGGCCAATAAGGCGCTTACCCCGGGCGACAAGGTGATTGTTGAAGGCAATGAGCGTTTGATGCCGGGACCTGTAGTGGCCACAGACGCGAAAAGCGGCCAGGAATTTGTGGCATCAAGTGCCCTGAAAAGTTCCGGCAGCATTGGCGCCGGTGAATAA
- a CDS encoding efflux RND transporter permease subunit, giving the protein MKLIDQAVRQPITVTVAVVLSILAGIIAFSQVPVQMTPTVDSVVVSVNTFWENASPNEIESDIITEQEQVLGDVTGLASMTSISQSGSGSVRLEFETGTDINLAMQSVLQKLDEVPAYPRGVSEPVVEAVDPDSVDYIAWVGLAATDPNFDATTLYDFMELRLRPRLERIKGVSKVGIVGARERELQIRFDPVALANRGITYAEFINAIQVNNQNYSGGKLQDGKNDIRVRAVGRFTDINVIKKLVIRRDQAGPVYLEDVASVTESYKELTDWVRARGILMPFFNFQLQYGANLLETMTEIKAEIRSLNAPDGLLAQHAKKLGVNGTFELIQPWDSSTYVERAIDLVQSNILIGGLLATLTLLLFLRSFRTIGVIAIAIPISVIASVVVLVSLGRSINIVSLAGMAFAVGMVIDNAIVVIENIFRHLEMGKKPWQASIDGTKEVASAVFASTLTTLVVFLPILFIQDSAGQLFRDIALAIMAAVSISFVVSVLVIPAAAASFLRLPAKTNKEKPASKIDKISGFFNALPVHISRLVEKLIVSWKSRLTVVATFALLTFVGIWALIPPLDYLPKGNRNAVFGVLIPPPGYSLDQMQTIAKRLEGSIKPAWEYTGDKFVAEAKIRGTEKPDPSDRRPELTTMSGEKITAPALEHYFVVAMGGKMFQGALPENEVTAVDTIDLFNYATYGAQAPDVISFAFQFPLFLNGGTTGSAIKIDLVGDDLELVSQSATALMFSLMGKFGPYGVVPEPANFLLPTPELRVTPNDERLQEMGMNRSDVGMAVAANGDGYLLVRGFEIGGELKDIKIISQQASVDAPLDALMQTPVATPAGNVVDLENIARLERVQVADQIKHADRQRAVTLQFTPPNGMAMEDAIATINTMVAQLRTAGQINPVVDINLSGSAGKLNDIKQALMGDGTVSGFLMSSLFLALVVVYLVMAVLFQNWLYPVVIMVTVPLATLGGFAGLSAVHSYSLIDRYTPIQNMDVLTIIGFVILAGVVVNNAILIVHQAINLLKGRSDDGTVTTALTPQQAVVESVKSRVRPILMSTLTSVGGMLPLVLMPGAGSELYRGLGAVVVGGLLVSTIFTMFLVPVILSMIFEIKSRNEQTAGDELEAAELTAAEVK; this is encoded by the coding sequence ATGAAATTAATAGATCAAGCGGTCAGGCAACCGATCACGGTTACCGTGGCGGTCGTCTTATCCATATTGGCGGGGATCATCGCTTTTTCCCAGGTACCGGTGCAAATGACCCCCACGGTGGACTCTGTGGTGGTTTCCGTTAACACCTTCTGGGAAAATGCTTCTCCCAATGAAATTGAATCCGATATTATTACCGAACAGGAGCAGGTATTAGGGGATGTTACCGGTCTGGCTTCCATGACCAGTATTTCCCAGTCAGGCTCAGGCAGTGTTCGCCTGGAGTTTGAAACCGGCACCGATATTAACCTGGCGATGCAAAGCGTATTGCAAAAACTGGACGAAGTGCCTGCCTACCCCAGAGGGGTGAGTGAGCCGGTGGTCGAAGCGGTTGATCCCGACTCAGTCGATTATATTGCCTGGGTTGGCCTGGCGGCGACGGATCCTAACTTTGATGCTACTACCTTATATGATTTTATGGAATTACGCCTGCGTCCCCGCCTTGAGCGGATCAAAGGAGTATCCAAAGTGGGTATCGTCGGTGCGCGTGAGCGGGAACTGCAAATTCGCTTTGATCCTGTGGCCCTGGCTAACCGCGGTATTACCTATGCTGAATTTATCAATGCCATCCAGGTGAATAACCAGAATTATTCCGGCGGTAAGTTGCAGGACGGTAAAAATGATATCCGGGTGCGTGCCGTAGGCCGCTTTACCGATATCAATGTCATTAAAAAACTGGTGATCAGACGCGATCAAGCCGGCCCCGTTTATCTTGAAGATGTTGCTTCGGTAACCGAGTCTTATAAAGAGTTAACCGACTGGGTGCGGGCGCGCGGTATCCTGATGCCTTTCTTTAACTTCCAGTTGCAATACGGCGCCAACTTGCTGGAAACCATGACAGAAATAAAGGCGGAGATCCGAAGCCTGAATGCCCCCGATGGTCTGCTGGCGCAACATGCTAAAAAACTTGGTGTTAACGGCACTTTCGAACTGATCCAGCCCTGGGATTCCTCCACTTATGTCGAGCGGGCGATCGACCTGGTACAAAGCAATATTTTGATCGGCGGTTTACTTGCCACCCTGACCTTATTATTATTTTTACGCTCATTCCGCACTATCGGGGTGATCGCCATCGCCATTCCAATTTCTGTCATTGCTTCCGTGGTCGTGCTGGTATCCCTGGGGCGCTCTATCAATATCGTTTCCCTGGCGGGTATGGCTTTTGCCGTGGGTATGGTAATCGATAATGCCATAGTGGTAATTGAAAATATCTTCCGGCACCTGGAAATGGGCAAGAAACCCTGGCAGGCCAGCATTGACGGCACCAAAGAAGTGGCCAGCGCGGTTTTTGCCTCAACCTTGACTACTTTAGTGGTGTTCCTGCCGATCCTCTTTATCCAGGACAGTGCCGGACAGTTATTCCGTGATATCGCCTTGGCAATCATGGCGGCGGTGAGCATCAGTTTTGTCGTTTCTGTGCTGGTGATCCCGGCGGCAGCTGCAAGTTTTTTACGTTTGCCTGCGAAAACCAATAAAGAGAAGCCGGCGTCAAAAATTGATAAGATCAGCGGTTTTTTTAATGCCTTGCCTGTTCATATCAGCCGCCTGGTTGAGAAACTGATTGTTTCCTGGAAAAGCCGGCTCACTGTGGTAGCGACTTTTGCCCTGCTGACCTTTGTCGGCATCTGGGCGCTGATCCCGCCGCTTGACTATCTGCCCAAAGGTAACCGTAATGCCGTATTTGGCGTGTTGATCCCACCACCGGGTTACAGCCTGGATCAGATGCAGACCATAGCAAAACGCTTGGAAGGCAGCATCAAACCGGCATGGGAATATACCGGCGATAAATTTGTTGCCGAAGCGAAAATTCGCGGCACCGAAAAACCTGACCCCAGCGATCGCCGTCCCGAGTTAACGACCATGAGCGGGGAGAAAATAACGGCCCCGGCACTGGAGCATTATTTTGTTGTCGCCATGGGCGGTAAAATGTTCCAGGGGGCGCTGCCTGAAAATGAAGTAACCGCGGTCGATACCATAGATTTGTTTAATTATGCCACTTACGGCGCCCAGGCACCGGATGTGATCAGCTTTGCCTTCCAGTTTCCGCTGTTTTTAAACGGCGGTACCACGGGCTCAGCCATTAAGATTGACCTGGTGGGAGATGACCTTGAACTGGTTTCCCAAAGCGCTACCGCGTTAATGTTTAGCCTGATGGGCAAATTCGGCCCCTACGGTGTCGTGCCCGAGCCGGCAAACTTCCTGTTGCCGACCCCTGAATTGCGGGTCACGCCGAATGATGAGCGCCTGCAGGAAATGGGCATGAACCGCTCGGATGTCGGTATGGCGGTTGCCGCCAACGGCGACGGTTATTTGCTGGTACGGGGTTTTGAAATCGGCGGTGAGCTTAAAGATATTAAGATCATTTCCCAGCAGGCCAGTGTTGATGCGCCTTTAGACGCCCTGATGCAGACTCCGGTGGCGACACCGGCGGGCAATGTGGTTGACCTGGAAAATATTGCCCGGTTAGAGCGGGTGCAGGTGGCGGATCAAATTAAACACGCTGATCGGCAAAGGGCGGTGACGCTGCAATTTACCCCGCCAAACGGTATGGCGATGGAAGATGCCATCGCCACCATCAATACTATGGTGGCACAATTAAGAACGGCGGGACAAATTAATCCTGTGGTAGATATCAACCTTTCCGGCTCCGCCGGTAAGTTAAACGATATCAAGCAGGCTCTCATGGGAGACGGTACTGTTTCCGGTTTCCTGATGAGTTCTTTGTTCCTGGCTTTAGTGGTGGTGTACCTGGTGATGGCGGTGTTGTTCCAGAACTGGCTTTATCCCGTGGTGATTATGGTAACCGTGCCGTTGGCAACCCTGGGCGGTTTTGCCGGCTTGTCGGCGGTACACAGTTACAGCCTGATTGACCGTTATACCCCGATTCAGAATATGGACGTGTTAACCATTATCGGTTTCGTGATCCTGGCGGGGGTTGTGGTCAATAACGCGATTTTAATCGTCCACCAGGCCATCAATCTGCTTAAAGGCAGATCCGATGACGGCACTGTAACCACAGCATTAACGCCGCAGCAGGCGGTGGTTGAGTCGGTGAAATCCCGGGTGCGACCCATTTTAATGAGTACCCTGACCTCAGTCGGCGGCATGTTACCCCTGGTATTGATGCCGGGAGCCGGTAGCGAATTATACCGGGGTTTAGGCGCCGTGGTGGTCGGCGGCCTGCTGGTGTCCACTATCTTCACCATGTTTTTGGTGCCGGTGATTTTATCGATGATCTTTGAGATCAAAAGCCGTAACGAGCAAACCGCAGGTGATGAGCTTGAAGCAGCAGAACTGACCGCGGCGGAGGTTAAATAA